One segment of Sulfobacillus thermosulfidooxidans DSM 9293 DNA contains the following:
- the mrdA gene encoding penicillin-binding protein 2 encodes MINRQSRNRSIVFMAVVTASFAVVGTRFWYLQVKEGSHYEALAQADTLRKLPIPAPRGNIVTADGKVVATSKPSWTLYYLANGQNMPPSELSLLGKELGESPTYLSHLISKQIAQLPPYDPVVITSGLTASEMTNIEENINELPNLRIQPIAVRYYPYGNLMGNIIGYTQRINAQEYQQLKNKGFSMTSIVGAAGLEYEYNQYLHGHAGGEYAEVNRQGQLVKLLSRSGPTPGDTLHLTINWRLEETAQNSLAYVMKAMRHSTVGFSHSAGAVQGAVIAMNPNNGDILAMASLPTYNPNKLLPTNPKEYSSYYTKLTSSPLAKMGISPFIDEAISGWFAPGSVFKPIMAVAALASGVITPTTEIYDPGYFPKDRAFGNWYAPGFGWLNVEQALGLSDDVFFYTLGYDMGINTMDKWMRKFLLNKPTHIDLPGEITSQIPTPARLAASGQGPWTWGWNLNTVIGQGIARYTLIALARADAAIANGGTLYWPHLVSEITTPSGKVVKKFNPVVQGKINLPYSIWHAVHQGMDMSAQDPDIAKGVSGTGYGALAGLPVPVASKTGTAQVVGQSNNYNAFFLTYGPMPHPKILILVYIREGNWGADSGFVARAIYDQYFKIQDPKAQPLFDSVFGLNWKWPYSYQKPAAPKY; translated from the coding sequence ATGATCAATCGTCAAAGCCGTAATCGCAGCATTGTGTTTATGGCAGTGGTCACCGCATCCTTTGCTGTGGTGGGGACGCGATTTTGGTATTTGCAAGTCAAAGAAGGAAGTCATTACGAAGCCTTAGCGCAAGCCGATACCTTGCGTAAGCTACCGATTCCAGCACCCCGAGGTAACATTGTGACTGCGGACGGAAAAGTTGTGGCGACATCCAAACCGTCCTGGACACTATATTACCTCGCCAATGGGCAAAACATGCCCCCGTCTGAATTGAGCCTGTTGGGTAAGGAATTAGGCGAGTCACCAACGTACTTGAGTCACTTGATTAGTAAGCAAATTGCTCAGCTACCGCCTTACGATCCAGTTGTTATTACTTCGGGGCTTACGGCCAGTGAAATGACTAATATCGAAGAAAACATCAATGAACTGCCCAATTTGCGCATTCAACCCATTGCGGTTCGTTATTATCCTTATGGCAATTTGATGGGAAATATCATTGGCTATACCCAGCGCATCAATGCCCAGGAATATCAACAGCTGAAGAATAAAGGGTTTTCCATGACTTCGATTGTCGGGGCGGCGGGTTTGGAATACGAATACAATCAATATCTTCATGGGCATGCTGGTGGGGAGTATGCAGAAGTGAATCGGCAAGGGCAGCTTGTCAAGTTGCTTAGCCGTTCCGGTCCGACGCCAGGGGATACGCTTCATTTAACCATTAATTGGCGCCTAGAAGAAACGGCGCAAAACTCATTAGCTTATGTCATGAAAGCCATGCGACACTCCACCGTCGGCTTTTCGCATAGTGCGGGGGCTGTGCAAGGTGCCGTGATTGCCATGAATCCCAATAATGGCGATATCTTGGCGATGGCGAGTTTACCCACTTATAATCCCAATAAGTTACTGCCGACAAATCCCAAAGAATACAGTAGTTATTATACTAAGTTGACTTCCAGTCCATTAGCCAAAATGGGCATTAGTCCTTTCATTGACGAGGCCATTTCGGGTTGGTTTGCACCGGGATCGGTATTTAAACCGATTATGGCCGTGGCTGCCTTAGCTTCCGGCGTCATTACTCCTACCACCGAAATTTATGATCCCGGTTATTTTCCTAAAGACCGGGCTTTTGGCAATTGGTATGCGCCCGGTTTTGGCTGGTTGAATGTGGAGCAGGCCTTGGGACTGTCTGACGACGTGTTTTTCTACACCTTGGGTTATGATATGGGCATCAATACCATGGATAAATGGATGCGGAAGTTTTTGCTGAATAAACCCACGCACATTGATTTACCAGGAGAGATCACGAGTCAAATTCCCACACCGGCTCGTTTAGCTGCATCGGGGCAAGGCCCTTGGACGTGGGGATGGAACTTGAATACCGTGATTGGCCAAGGTATTGCGCGCTACACCTTAATTGCCTTGGCCCGTGCCGATGCCGCTATTGCCAATGGCGGAACCCTGTACTGGCCACATTTGGTTAGTGAAATTACCACGCCTTCGGGCAAAGTCGTGAAAAAGTTTAACCCGGTAGTCCAAGGAAAAATTAATTTGCCCTATTCCATCTGGCATGCTGTCCATCAGGGCATGGATATGTCTGCTCAGGATCCCGACATTGCTAAAGGCGTCTCGGGAACTGGTTATGGCGCGTTAGCGGGGCTTCCGGTGCCGGTGGCTTCGAAGACAGGAACGGCTCAGGTCGTGGGACAATCAAATAATTACAACGCCTTCTTCTTGACCTATGGTCCCATGCCGCATCCCAAAATTTTGATTCTGGTCTATATCCGCGAAGGAAATTGGGGGGCGGACTCGGGATTTGTGGCGCGAGCTATTTACGATCAGTATTTCAAAATTCAAGACCCCAAAGCCCAGCCCTTATTTGACAGTGTCTTTGGCCTGAACTGGAAGTGGCCTTATAGCTATCAAAAACCCGCGGCGCCGAAATATTAA
- a CDS encoding DUF1641 domain-containing protein, translating into MRAQGVFNQLATVVGLASETLTRENLNAFFQTVLDMAGEASFAEVLRNAFQEAAKESAQDMQHLGGLAGLMRVMKDKDVQAGLRMMGIMAGKMAPLLRSRAST; encoded by the coding sequence ATGCGGGCGCAAGGCGTCTTTAATCAACTGGCCACAGTCGTCGGACTCGCGTCTGAAACCCTAACCCGTGAAAATTTGAATGCCTTTTTCCAAACCGTCTTGGATATGGCGGGAGAGGCTTCCTTCGCGGAAGTTCTCCGTAATGCCTTCCAAGAGGCGGCCAAAGAATCGGCACAAGACATGCAACATTTAGGCGGGTTGGCAGGCCTCATGCGAGTGATGAAAGACAAAGATGTCCAGGCTGGATTACGCATGATGGGGATTATGGCTGGAAAAATGGCCCCTCTCCTTCGGTCCCGGGCATCAACCTAA
- a CDS encoding aspartate kinase gives MLIVQKYGGSSLQSADHIKNVAKKVQHTVEQGHQVVVVVSAMGDNTDALLELAEKLATMPSARELDQLLSTGETQSSALMAMTLEHLGIPAKSFSGRQAGIITSYDYGKARIEQVDPKELRNALAVGITPVVAGFQGVTRSGDVATLGRGGSDLTAIAIANALGADRCEIYSDVAGVYTADPRIIPSASPLGMLSYDEMLELASQGAQVLQTQAVEFAKGQQVPIYARSTFSDEPGTVIAEGESIEKPPVTAVALNRHIAKLGLLGVPDAPGVAALIFGELAKHGINVELIIQAVSHNQLNDIAFTIEEQDVKRAEPIVKSCLQQLGGHSLVIDTHVAKVSAIGSGMLGRPGVAARVFKALANGNINIQMIGTSEIKISCIIDRSDAERALGLIHEEFNLGKSAEMIED, from the coding sequence ATGCTAATTGTGCAAAAATATGGCGGCAGCTCGCTGCAATCGGCTGACCATATCAAAAATGTTGCAAAAAAAGTGCAGCACACCGTAGAACAGGGACATCAAGTCGTTGTCGTGGTATCGGCCATGGGGGATAACACCGATGCGCTGTTAGAACTGGCTGAGAAATTGGCTACCATGCCCTCCGCCAGGGAATTGGATCAATTATTGTCAACAGGGGAAACACAGTCGAGTGCCCTGATGGCGATGACGCTCGAACACTTAGGGATTCCGGCCAAATCATTTTCAGGGCGCCAAGCCGGAATTATTACCAGTTACGATTATGGAAAGGCACGCATCGAACAAGTAGACCCCAAAGAGCTTCGCAATGCCTTAGCGGTCGGCATAACGCCGGTGGTGGCCGGATTTCAAGGAGTCACGCGTTCAGGTGATGTGGCAACATTAGGTCGGGGAGGATCGGACCTCACCGCCATTGCCATCGCGAATGCTTTAGGAGCGGACCGCTGCGAGATTTATTCGGATGTGGCTGGCGTCTATACGGCTGACCCGCGTATTATTCCCTCCGCCTCGCCGCTCGGTATGTTGAGCTACGACGAAATGCTCGAACTGGCCAGTCAAGGGGCCCAAGTCTTACAGACTCAAGCCGTGGAATTTGCCAAAGGGCAACAAGTGCCGATTTACGCCCGGTCGACCTTTAGTGATGAACCGGGAACTGTCATCGCAGAGGGCGAAAGTATTGAAAAACCGCCTGTGACGGCCGTGGCTTTAAACCGTCATATTGCGAAATTAGGCCTTTTAGGTGTCCCAGATGCTCCAGGGGTGGCCGCATTGATTTTTGGCGAATTAGCCAAGCACGGCATTAACGTCGAACTCATTATCCAAGCCGTTTCCCATAATCAATTAAATGATATTGCCTTTACTATCGAAGAACAGGATGTAAAACGAGCAGAACCCATTGTGAAGAGCTGTTTACAGCAACTGGGGGGCCATTCGCTGGTCATTGACACGCATGTGGCGAAAGTCTCCGCGATTGGTTCCGGCATGCTGGGACGTCCGGGGGTGGCGGCGCGGGTGTTTAAGGCCTTGGCCAACGGGAACATCAACATTCAAATGATTGGAACCTCAGAAATCAAGATTTCCTGCATCATTGATCGCAGTGATGCGGAACGTGCCCTGGGTCTTATCCATGAAGAATTCAATTTGGGGAAGTCCGCAGAAATGATTGAAGACTAA
- a CDS encoding HAD family hydrolase → MLTRPLNISCDFDGTLMQNPYWRLHLKPWLISFSQSHRQSWAQLWQLMRQESLSRLQKGQSTEAYDWKDIVQTLFQTHLPDPVVPPRAQVLPLVYPDVWDFLHWSVSYPVRLHLVTNGFMTNQLPYLKALGWDKILASWTGSESGFTKPDPRIFDGIPDLDVHIGDRLAHDVLGAKRASIFAVHLRRNDVGEEQDGLDPLSPAHYQADLTIKTLKEMPQAIARLLPNIMTRKAGWLCKEF, encoded by the coding sequence GTGCTCACAAGGCCCCTGAATATCAGTTGCGACTTCGACGGCACGCTCATGCAAAATCCGTATTGGCGGCTTCACCTCAAACCGTGGCTCATATCCTTTAGTCAATCCCATCGCCAGTCATGGGCTCAACTATGGCAACTCATGCGACAAGAAAGTCTCAGCCGGCTCCAAAAGGGTCAATCAACCGAAGCCTATGACTGGAAAGATATTGTCCAAACTCTATTTCAGACCCATTTACCCGATCCTGTCGTGCCTCCTCGAGCCCAGGTCCTGCCCTTGGTTTATCCCGATGTATGGGATTTCTTGCACTGGTCCGTTTCTTATCCCGTTCGCCTCCATTTGGTCACGAACGGCTTTATGACTAATCAACTCCCCTATCTCAAGGCGCTCGGATGGGATAAGATATTGGCATCATGGACCGGATCCGAAAGTGGATTCACCAAACCCGATCCCCGGATTTTTGATGGTATACCGGATTTGGATGTACATATTGGGGATCGTCTGGCCCATGACGTGTTGGGAGCTAAACGGGCATCCATTTTTGCGGTTCACCTGAGGCGTAATGATGTAGGGGAAGAACAAGACGGCCTTGACCCCTTATCGCCTGCTCACTATCAGGCTGATCTAACCATCAAGACGCTTAAGGAGATGCCCCAAGCAATAGCGCGACTTCTCCCGAACATCATGACACGAAAGGCAGGCTGGTTATGCAAGGAATTCTGA
- a CDS encoding S1 RNA-binding domain-containing protein — protein MPSELEVGQIVEGTVSGIAPFGAFVVLPTGKTGLVHISEVADAYVKDIKDYLKESDKVTVKVLSMDPSGKIALSIRQAQPKAQRETPSPRDSGHRERRASSQISFEDKMQRFMKDSEDRLQDLRRNTESKRGGRGASR, from the coding sequence ATGCCGTCTGAACTTGAAGTAGGGCAGATCGTAGAAGGAACTGTGAGCGGTATCGCACCGTTTGGAGCTTTTGTTGTGTTGCCCACCGGAAAGACTGGGTTGGTTCACATTTCGGAAGTGGCAGATGCATACGTTAAGGACATCAAAGATTATCTGAAAGAAAGTGACAAAGTCACGGTGAAGGTTCTTTCAATGGATCCTTCCGGAAAAATTGCACTTTCGATTCGTCAAGCTCAACCGAAGGCTCAGCGTGAAACGCCATCGCCACGTGATTCCGGTCATCGTGAGCGACGTGCTTCATCGCAAATATCTTTTGAAGATAAGATGCAACGGTTTATGAAAGATAGTGAAGATCGTTTACAGGATTTGCGGAGAAATACGGAATCTAAACGAGGCGGTCGAGGCGCTAGTCGCTAA
- a CDS encoding NifB/NifX family molybdenum-iron cluster-binding protein — translation MRIGAVIGPDQKTIVPLPDGPIIRVRDTENNITEDYPNPAYTAETHRRPTAAKALVDHHVDVVLTVPGSFCSPSHKIARQGGIAFWPVESGSTWQEVGAEGEPPPAAVIDALPLSELMKQNLASIKYYWNRRRNSSSTR, via the coding sequence ATGCGTATAGGAGCTGTTATTGGCCCCGATCAAAAAACGATTGTCCCCCTGCCGGATGGACCGATCATCCGGGTCCGGGATACCGAGAATAACATTACCGAAGACTATCCCAATCCAGCTTACACCGCGGAAACCCACAGGCGCCCGACAGCAGCTAAGGCCCTGGTCGACCACCATGTTGATGTGGTGCTCACGGTTCCTGGCTCATTTTGCTCCCCCTCCCATAAGATCGCACGCCAAGGGGGCATAGCCTTTTGGCCCGTAGAGTCCGGCAGTACATGGCAAGAGGTGGGAGCAGAAGGCGAACCACCGCCAGCAGCGGTGATTGATGCGTTACCTCTTTCTGAATTGATGAAACAAAATTTAGCATCCATCAAATACTATTGGAACCGGCGCCGGAATTCATCCTCAACCCGTTAA
- a CDS encoding acyl-CoA thioesterase has protein sequence MQGILIGGKRFVHETEIRVRFCETDANKHVSQVSYVIYFEQARTEFIDSLIGEDFDWWSERYSLVLARQSISYLAPAYFRQVLKVYTGIASIGRSSLNLYHLVIEKEHGTLIANQDSTIVLIDQETQRSHAWPDSFRERVIALLNDDVS, from the coding sequence ATGCAAGGAATTCTGATAGGCGGCAAACGCTTTGTCCATGAAACGGAAATACGCGTACGATTTTGTGAAACCGATGCTAATAAACATGTCAGCCAAGTGTCCTATGTCATTTATTTTGAACAAGCCCGCACTGAGTTTATCGACAGTTTAATCGGGGAAGACTTCGACTGGTGGTCCGAACGCTATTCTTTGGTCTTGGCTAGACAATCCATTAGCTATCTAGCCCCAGCCTATTTTCGCCAAGTGCTGAAAGTCTATACGGGGATTGCATCCATCGGCCGATCCTCCCTAAATTTATATCATTTGGTTATAGAAAAAGAACACGGCACCTTAATTGCCAATCAAGACAGTACCATCGTATTGATTGATCAGGAAACTCAGCGAAGTCATGCCTGGCCAGATAGTTTTCGGGAACGGGTTATCGCTTTATTGAATGATGACGTCTCATAA